The genomic region AGGAATCGTCTTAGAAATCATGTGATCCCATACCTGGAACGAGAGATTAATCCAAGAGCTGTTTCACATATGGCGGATACGATGGAGCAAATGCGGACAGTGTGGGCATTTATGGAAGAGGAAGTGGAAAAATGCAGAAAATACTGCGTAAAACCCAAACAAGATAAAGCAGATGGAGTAGTGATCCTGGAAGAGGGTTTCCGAAGTGTAAATGAGACTGTCCGGACGTTTCTGATCCATGAACTGTTGTGCGAAACGGCAGGACGCAAAAAAGATATTGAACAGATCCACGTAAAACTGGTGGAAGAACTGATGGAACATCAGACCGGACGGAAGATTATGCTGCCTTATGAGATGACCGGGGAAAGGTGTTACGAAGGAATCTGGCTTCATAAAGTGAAGGATAAAGAAAAATCCGGAGAAAATTCTAAGCCGCCGGTACAGATGCGCATACTGGAACGAACACCACAAACCAGTGTATTTCCTAAAAAAACCTACACGAAATGGTTTGACTATGATATAATTAAGAGCACTGTAAAAATAAGACATAAGCAGCCTGGAGACTATATTACGATTGACAAAAACGGCAGTACACAGAGCCTGAAAAAGTATTTTGTCAATGTGAAAGTCCCGAGAGAAGACAGGGAGAAGATCTGGCTGGCAGCAGACGGCAGCCACATCCTGTGGATCATCGGATACAGACAGAACCAGGCATATCAGGTTACAGATAAAACCAGAAGAATTCTGGAAATAGAATTTAACGGAGGAGAAGAAGATGGCAGAGAGAGTAAAAGTATTAGTTCCTGAAGAGGATGTTGCAAAGAGAATCAAAGAGCTTGGCGAACAGATCAGCAAAGATTATGCCGGAAAGCAGGTACATCTGATCTGTGTATTGAAGGGTGGCGTATTCTTCATGTGCGAACTGGCGAAGAGAATCACCGTTCCGGTATCAATGGACTTTATGAGTGTCAGCAGCTACGGTGACGGAACGAAGTCAAGCGGTGTTGTTAAGATCGCAAAAGACTTAGATGAGACACTGGAAGGAAAAAATGTACTGATCGTGGAGGATATTATTGACTCCGGAAGAACATTATATTATCTGATGGACATCTTATCTAAGAGAAATCCAAAGAGCATGAAGCTCTGTACGCTTCTGGATAAACCGGAAAGAAGAGTAAAAGATGTAAAAGTAGATTATGTCGGATTCAATATCCCGGACGAATTCGTTGTGGGATATGGACTGGATTAC from Dorea longicatena harbors:
- the hpt gene encoding hypoxanthine phosphoribosyltransferase; its protein translation is MAERVKVLVPEEDVAKRIKELGEQISKDYAGKQVHLICVLKGGVFFMCELAKRITVPVSMDFMSVSSYGDGTKSSGVVKIAKDLDETLEGKNVLIVEDIIDSGRTLYYLMDILSKRNPKSMKLCTLLDKPERRVKDVKVDYVGFNIPDEFVVGYGLDYAQRYRNLPFIGVVEGVE
- the tilS gene encoding tRNA lysidine(34) synthetase TilS, with translation MYERVRAYVKKYHMLQEKDHVIAGVSGGADSVCLLFMLVKLQKEMRFGLTVVHIHHGLRGESADVDENYVRALCEKLDVELLAFHEDVGRYAKEQKLTLEEAGRNVRRHIFEEVCHRKNGTRIALAHHQNDNAETLLWNLSRGCGLKGIGGISPVDGKYIRPLLGVRRQEIEEYLKENNIDYCTDETNLEDHYTRNRLRNHVIPYLEREINPRAVSHMADTMEQMRTVWAFMEEEVEKCRKYCVKPKQDKADGVVILEEGFRSVNETVRTFLIHELLCETAGRKKDIEQIHVKLVEELMEHQTGRKIMLPYEMTGERCYEGIWLHKVKDKEKSGENSKPPVQMRILERTPQTSVFPKKTYTKWFDYDIIKSTVKIRHKQPGDYITIDKNGSTQSLKKYFVNVKVPREDREKIWLAADGSHILWIIGYRQNQAYQVTDKTRRILEIEFNGGEEDGRESKSISS